A region from the Hypomesus transpacificus isolate Combined female chromosome 11, fHypTra1, whole genome shotgun sequence genome encodes:
- the LOC124473648 gene encoding protein bicaudal C homolog 1-B-like isoform X3, translating to MAAQCDSLSGYLHQSDQGSNSERSDSPIPGSEDDLSGPHVLPDPEWTEERFRVDRKKLEVMLLAATEGRINGGEDFFQKVMDETTTQIAWPSKLKIGAKSKKDPHIKVCGKRDNVREAKDRIMSVLDTKSNRVTLKMDVSHTEHSHVIGKGGNNIKKVMEETGCHIHFPDSNRNNQAEKSNQVSIAGQPAGVEAARAKIRELLPLVLSFELPAQPDPSSPAVQHISQTYDLNVSFKPPGRLYSSTAVVRGSQNNASAVKRGTAILLEHLTGSLAGAISVSTHLDIAPQHHLFMMGRNGSNIKHITQRTGAQVHFPDPNSPQKKSTVYIQGTIESVCSARQHLMGCLPLVLMFDIKEDIEVEAQYTTALMEQLDVFISIKPKPKQPSKSVIVKSVERNAVNMYEARRFLLGLENPAGSSTSSFSSAAVSHTNAPSPSLIGLDILASAGLGLSSLGLLGASVPHSLSSSPLPNSVLNSLNSSRSALQSPSAPSPSPSLWASSLSASQAFSSSLLMHPVAQATLNSILMSGVQGYSHNTPSPPPGLAPIDKQTNGAPDCTKGPCTLNGHVKHPCSVYGRMSTASRTDSGLNPNQCDSVQEASGHNPSEPMSSKSNQDEDSDTFVEVGMPRSPSHSANGNELEKMLASCKTSSGKRQAVELLQGTKNSHLHSDRLLSEGECGSSDGGVADKRAPGSERAAERAALQSERERNRLTPQAAFASMQAFDYEQKKLLATKAMLKKPVVTEVRTPTNTWSGLGFSKSMPAETIKELRRANHVPYKPSMSTTFEGCPLSLSRSNSRECIGNGSDSDNWRERNGGGVGGLPGHPEFPAPVGSPKRKQNKSELYLSSSNYMDCVSSLSGSNGCSLNSSFKGSELPELFSKLGLGKYTDVFQQQEIDLQTFLSLTDQDLKELGITTFGARRKMLLAISELNKNRRKLFEPPIRSSFLEGGASGRLARQFHADMASVSGRW from the exons GTGATGGATGAGACCACAACACAGATAGCCTGGCCTTCCAAACTGAAGATCGGAGCCAAGTCCAAAAAAG aCCCCCACATCAAGGTGTGTGGAAAGAGAGACAACGTGAGGGAAGCCAAAGACAGGATCATGTCAGTCCTGGACACCAAG AGTAACCGCGTCACCCTGAAGATGGACGTGTCCCACACAGAGCACTCCCACGTCATCGGGAAGGGGGGCAACAACATCAAGAAGGTGATGGAGGAGACCGGCTGCCACATCCACTTCCCAGACTCCAACCGTAACAACCAGGCGGAGAAGAGCAACCAG gtGTCCATCGCTGGCCAGCCTGCAGGAGTGGAGGCAGCACGGGCCAAAATACGA gAGCTGCTACCTCTGGTCTTATCGTTCGAGCTCCCTGCCCAGCCTGACCCGTCCTCGCCCGCCGTGCAGCACATCTCCCAGACGTACGACCTGAACGTGTCCTTCAAGCCCCCCGGACGCCTCTACAGCTCCACCGCCGTGGTCCGCGGCTCCCAGAACAACGCCAGCGCCGTCAAG AGAGGCACCGCCATCCTGCTGGAGCACCTGACAGGCAGCCTGGCCGGAGCCATCTCCGTGTCCACCCACCTGGACATCGCCCCCCAGCACCACCTCTTCATGATGGGCCGCAACGGCAGCAACATCAAACACATCACCCAGCGCACCGGCGCCCAGGTCCACTTCCCCGACCCCAACAGCCCCCAGAAGAAGTCCACCGTCTACATCCAGGGCACCATCGAGTCAGTCTGCTCCGCACGACAGCACCTCATG GGTTGCCTGCCCCTGGTGCTGATGTTTGACATCAAAGAGGACATCGAGGTGGAGGCTCAGTACACCACGGCTCTGATGGAGCAGCTGGATGTCTTCATCAGCATCAAGCCCAAACCCAAACAACCCAGCAAG TCTGTGATCGTTAAGAGCGTGGAGAGGAACGCGGTCAACATGTACGAGGCCAGAAGGTTCCTCCTGGGGCTGGAGAACCCCGCCGGTTCTTCCACCTCCTCGTTTTCGTCTGCGGCCGTGTCCCACACCAacgctccctccccctccctcatcggCCTGGACATCCTGGCCTCAGCTGGACTGGGGCTGAGCAGTCTGG gtctcctggggGCGTCCGTGCCCCACTCCCTCAGCAGTTCCCCGCTGCCCAACTCTGTCCTCAATAGCCTGAACTCCTCCAGGAGTGCCTTGCAGAGCCCCAgcgccccctctccctcgccctccctctGGGCCAGCTCACTGTCCGCCTCCCAAG ctttctcctcttctctgctgaTGCACCCTGTCGCCCAGGCCACCCTCAACAGCATCCTGATGTCTGGGGTACAGGGCTACAGCCACAACACCCCCTCGCCCCCGCCAGGCCTGGCCCCCATCGACAAGCAGACCAACGGGGCCCCTGACTGCACCAAGGGCCCCTGCACCCTCAATGGGCACGTGAAG cacCCCTGCTCAGTGTATGGGAGGATGTCCACTGCATCACGGACAGACTCAGGCCTGAACCCAAACCAGTGTGACTCAGTCCAGGAGGCCAGCGGCCACAACCCCTCAGAGCCCATGTCCAGCAAGTCCAACCAAGacgaag ACTCTGACACTTTTGTTGAAGTGGGCATGCCCAGGAGCCCGTCTCACTCAGCCAATGGGAACGAGCTGGAGAAGATGCTGGCTTCCTGTAAGACGTCGTCAGGGAAACGGCAGGCGGTGGAGCTTCTGCAGGGGACCAAGAACTCCCATCTCCA CTCAGACCGCCTGCTGTCGGAGGGGGAGTGCGGCTCGTCCGACGGGGGCGTGGCCGATAAGAGAGCTCCGGGCAGCGAGCGGGCGGCCGAGCGAGCGGCGctgcagagcgagagagagaggaaccgcCTGACGCCTCAGGCTGCCTTCGCCAGCATGCAG GCGTTTGACTATGAACAGAAAAAACTGTTAGCAACCAAAG ccATGTTGAAGAAGCCGGTGGTGACGGAGGTGCGGACCCCCACCAACACGTGGAGCGGTCTGGGGTTCTCCAAGTCCATGCCTGCAGAGACCATCAAGGAGCTCCGTAGGGCCAACCACGTTCCTTACAAACCCTCCATGAGCACCACCTTCGAG ggctgTCCCCTGTCCCTGTCTCGCTCCAACAGTCGCGAGTGCATCGGCAACGGCAGCGACTCCGACAATTGGCGGGAACGGAACGGAGGGGGCGTGGGCGGGCTGCCCGGACACCCAGAATTCCCCGCTCCCGTCGGCAGCCCCAAGAGGAAGCAGAACAAGTCTG AGCTCTACCTCAGCAGCAGTAACTACATGGACTGCGTGTCTTCGCTCAGTGGCAGCAACGGCTGCAGTCTCAACTCGTCGTTCAAAGGCTCTGAGCTGCCGGAGCTGTTCAGCAAGCTGGGCCTGGGGAAGTACACGGACGTGTTCCAGCAACAGGAG ATCGACCTGCAGACGTTCCTCAGCCTGACCGACCAGGACCTGAAGGAGCTGGGCATCACCACGTTCGGAGCCCGCCGGAAAATGCTGCTCGCCATCTCAG AACTGAATAAGAACAGGCGGAAGCTGTTTGAACCCCCCATCAGGTCCTCCTTCCTGGAAGGGGGCGCTAGCGGCCGTCTGGCTCGGCAGTTTCACGCTGACATGGCCAGCGTTAGCGGCCGGTGGTAG
- the LOC124473648 gene encoding protein bicaudal C homolog 1-B-like isoform X2: protein MAAQCDSLSGYLHQSDQGSNSERSDSPIPGSEDDLSGPHVLPDPEWTEERFRVDRKKLEVMLLATEGRINGGEDFFQKVMDETTTQIAWPSKLKIGAKSKKDPHIKVCGKRDNVREAKDRIMSVLDTKSNRVTLKMDVSHTEHSHVIGKGGNNIKKVMEETGCHIHFPDSNRNNQAEKSNQVSIAGQPAGVEAARAKIRELLPLVLSFELPAQPDPSSPAVQHISQTYDLNVSFKPPGRLYSSTAVVRGSQNNASAVKRGTAILLEHLTGSLAGAISVSTHLDIAPQHHLFMMGRNGSNIKHITQRTGAQVHFPDPNSPQKKSTVYIQGTIESVCSARQHLMGCLPLVLMFDIKEDIEVEAQYTTALMEQLDVFISIKPKPKQPSKSVIVKSVERNAVNMYEARRFLLGLENPAGSSTSSFSSAAVSHTNAPSPSLIGLDILASAGLGLSSLGLLGASVPHSLSSSPLPNSVLNSLNSSRSALQSPSAPSPSPSLWASSLSASQAFSSSLLMHPVAQATLNSILMSGVQGYSHNTPSPPPGLAPIDKQTNGAPDCTKGPCTLNGHVKHPCSVYGRMSTASRTDSGLNPNQCDSVQEASGHNPSEPMSSKSNQDEDSDTFVEVGMPRSPSHSANGNELEKMLASCKTSSGKRQAVELLQGTKNSHLHSDRLLSEGECGSSDGGVADKRAPGSERAAERAALQSERERNRLTPQAAFASMQAFDYEQKKLLATKAMLKKPVVTEVRTPTNTWSGLGFSKSMPAETIKELRRANHVPYKPSMSTTFEGCPLSLSRSNSRECIGNGSDSDNWRERNGGGVGGLPGHPEFPAPVGSPKRKQNKSAAELYLSSSNYMDCVSSLSGSNGCSLNSSFKGSELPELFSKLGLGKYTDVFQQQEIDLQTFLSLTDQDLKELGITTFGARRKMLLAISELNKNRRKLFEPPIRSSFLEGGASGRLARQFHADMASVSGRW from the exons GTGATGGATGAGACCACAACACAGATAGCCTGGCCTTCCAAACTGAAGATCGGAGCCAAGTCCAAAAAAG aCCCCCACATCAAGGTGTGTGGAAAGAGAGACAACGTGAGGGAAGCCAAAGACAGGATCATGTCAGTCCTGGACACCAAG AGTAACCGCGTCACCCTGAAGATGGACGTGTCCCACACAGAGCACTCCCACGTCATCGGGAAGGGGGGCAACAACATCAAGAAGGTGATGGAGGAGACCGGCTGCCACATCCACTTCCCAGACTCCAACCGTAACAACCAGGCGGAGAAGAGCAACCAG gtGTCCATCGCTGGCCAGCCTGCAGGAGTGGAGGCAGCACGGGCCAAAATACGA gAGCTGCTACCTCTGGTCTTATCGTTCGAGCTCCCTGCCCAGCCTGACCCGTCCTCGCCCGCCGTGCAGCACATCTCCCAGACGTACGACCTGAACGTGTCCTTCAAGCCCCCCGGACGCCTCTACAGCTCCACCGCCGTGGTCCGCGGCTCCCAGAACAACGCCAGCGCCGTCAAG AGAGGCACCGCCATCCTGCTGGAGCACCTGACAGGCAGCCTGGCCGGAGCCATCTCCGTGTCCACCCACCTGGACATCGCCCCCCAGCACCACCTCTTCATGATGGGCCGCAACGGCAGCAACATCAAACACATCACCCAGCGCACCGGCGCCCAGGTCCACTTCCCCGACCCCAACAGCCCCCAGAAGAAGTCCACCGTCTACATCCAGGGCACCATCGAGTCAGTCTGCTCCGCACGACAGCACCTCATG GGTTGCCTGCCCCTGGTGCTGATGTTTGACATCAAAGAGGACATCGAGGTGGAGGCTCAGTACACCACGGCTCTGATGGAGCAGCTGGATGTCTTCATCAGCATCAAGCCCAAACCCAAACAACCCAGCAAG TCTGTGATCGTTAAGAGCGTGGAGAGGAACGCGGTCAACATGTACGAGGCCAGAAGGTTCCTCCTGGGGCTGGAGAACCCCGCCGGTTCTTCCACCTCCTCGTTTTCGTCTGCGGCCGTGTCCCACACCAacgctccctccccctccctcatcggCCTGGACATCCTGGCCTCAGCTGGACTGGGGCTGAGCAGTCTGG gtctcctggggGCGTCCGTGCCCCACTCCCTCAGCAGTTCCCCGCTGCCCAACTCTGTCCTCAATAGCCTGAACTCCTCCAGGAGTGCCTTGCAGAGCCCCAgcgccccctctccctcgccctccctctGGGCCAGCTCACTGTCCGCCTCCCAAG ctttctcctcttctctgctgaTGCACCCTGTCGCCCAGGCCACCCTCAACAGCATCCTGATGTCTGGGGTACAGGGCTACAGCCACAACACCCCCTCGCCCCCGCCAGGCCTGGCCCCCATCGACAAGCAGACCAACGGGGCCCCTGACTGCACCAAGGGCCCCTGCACCCTCAATGGGCACGTGAAG cacCCCTGCTCAGTGTATGGGAGGATGTCCACTGCATCACGGACAGACTCAGGCCTGAACCCAAACCAGTGTGACTCAGTCCAGGAGGCCAGCGGCCACAACCCCTCAGAGCCCATGTCCAGCAAGTCCAACCAAGacgaag ACTCTGACACTTTTGTTGAAGTGGGCATGCCCAGGAGCCCGTCTCACTCAGCCAATGGGAACGAGCTGGAGAAGATGCTGGCTTCCTGTAAGACGTCGTCAGGGAAACGGCAGGCGGTGGAGCTTCTGCAGGGGACCAAGAACTCCCATCTCCA CTCAGACCGCCTGCTGTCGGAGGGGGAGTGCGGCTCGTCCGACGGGGGCGTGGCCGATAAGAGAGCTCCGGGCAGCGAGCGGGCGGCCGAGCGAGCGGCGctgcagagcgagagagagaggaaccgcCTGACGCCTCAGGCTGCCTTCGCCAGCATGCAG GCGTTTGACTATGAACAGAAAAAACTGTTAGCAACCAAAG ccATGTTGAAGAAGCCGGTGGTGACGGAGGTGCGGACCCCCACCAACACGTGGAGCGGTCTGGGGTTCTCCAAGTCCATGCCTGCAGAGACCATCAAGGAGCTCCGTAGGGCCAACCACGTTCCTTACAAACCCTCCATGAGCACCACCTTCGAG ggctgTCCCCTGTCCCTGTCTCGCTCCAACAGTCGCGAGTGCATCGGCAACGGCAGCGACTCCGACAATTGGCGGGAACGGAACGGAGGGGGCGTGGGCGGGCTGCCCGGACACCCAGAATTCCCCGCTCCCGTCGGCAGCCCCAAGAGGAAGCAGAACAAGTCTG CTGCAGAGCTCTACCTCAGCAGCAGTAACTACATGGACTGCGTGTCTTCGCTCAGTGGCAGCAACGGCTGCAGTCTCAACTCGTCGTTCAAAGGCTCTGAGCTGCCGGAGCTGTTCAGCAAGCTGGGCCTGGGGAAGTACACGGACGTGTTCCAGCAACAGGAG ATCGACCTGCAGACGTTCCTCAGCCTGACCGACCAGGACCTGAAGGAGCTGGGCATCACCACGTTCGGAGCCCGCCGGAAAATGCTGCTCGCCATCTCAG AACTGAATAAGAACAGGCGGAAGCTGTTTGAACCCCCCATCAGGTCCTCCTTCCTGGAAGGGGGCGCTAGCGGCCGTCTGGCTCGGCAGTTTCACGCTGACATGGCCAGCGTTAGCGGCCGGTGGTAG
- the LOC124473648 gene encoding protein bicaudal C homolog 1-B-like isoform X1 encodes MAAQCDSLSGYLHQSDQGSNSERSDSPIPGSEDDLSGPHVLPDPEWTEERFRVDRKKLEVMLLAATEGRINGGEDFFQKVMDETTTQIAWPSKLKIGAKSKKDPHIKVCGKRDNVREAKDRIMSVLDTKSNRVTLKMDVSHTEHSHVIGKGGNNIKKVMEETGCHIHFPDSNRNNQAEKSNQVSIAGQPAGVEAARAKIRELLPLVLSFELPAQPDPSSPAVQHISQTYDLNVSFKPPGRLYSSTAVVRGSQNNASAVKRGTAILLEHLTGSLAGAISVSTHLDIAPQHHLFMMGRNGSNIKHITQRTGAQVHFPDPNSPQKKSTVYIQGTIESVCSARQHLMGCLPLVLMFDIKEDIEVEAQYTTALMEQLDVFISIKPKPKQPSKSVIVKSVERNAVNMYEARRFLLGLENPAGSSTSSFSSAAVSHTNAPSPSLIGLDILASAGLGLSSLGLLGASVPHSLSSSPLPNSVLNSLNSSRSALQSPSAPSPSPSLWASSLSASQAFSSSLLMHPVAQATLNSILMSGVQGYSHNTPSPPPGLAPIDKQTNGAPDCTKGPCTLNGHVKHPCSVYGRMSTASRTDSGLNPNQCDSVQEASGHNPSEPMSSKSNQDEDSDTFVEVGMPRSPSHSANGNELEKMLASCKTSSGKRQAVELLQGTKNSHLHSDRLLSEGECGSSDGGVADKRAPGSERAAERAALQSERERNRLTPQAAFASMQAFDYEQKKLLATKAMLKKPVVTEVRTPTNTWSGLGFSKSMPAETIKELRRANHVPYKPSMSTTFEGCPLSLSRSNSRECIGNGSDSDNWRERNGGGVGGLPGHPEFPAPVGSPKRKQNKSAAELYLSSSNYMDCVSSLSGSNGCSLNSSFKGSELPELFSKLGLGKYTDVFQQQEIDLQTFLSLTDQDLKELGITTFGARRKMLLAISELNKNRRKLFEPPIRSSFLEGGASGRLARQFHADMASVSGRW; translated from the exons GTGATGGATGAGACCACAACACAGATAGCCTGGCCTTCCAAACTGAAGATCGGAGCCAAGTCCAAAAAAG aCCCCCACATCAAGGTGTGTGGAAAGAGAGACAACGTGAGGGAAGCCAAAGACAGGATCATGTCAGTCCTGGACACCAAG AGTAACCGCGTCACCCTGAAGATGGACGTGTCCCACACAGAGCACTCCCACGTCATCGGGAAGGGGGGCAACAACATCAAGAAGGTGATGGAGGAGACCGGCTGCCACATCCACTTCCCAGACTCCAACCGTAACAACCAGGCGGAGAAGAGCAACCAG gtGTCCATCGCTGGCCAGCCTGCAGGAGTGGAGGCAGCACGGGCCAAAATACGA gAGCTGCTACCTCTGGTCTTATCGTTCGAGCTCCCTGCCCAGCCTGACCCGTCCTCGCCCGCCGTGCAGCACATCTCCCAGACGTACGACCTGAACGTGTCCTTCAAGCCCCCCGGACGCCTCTACAGCTCCACCGCCGTGGTCCGCGGCTCCCAGAACAACGCCAGCGCCGTCAAG AGAGGCACCGCCATCCTGCTGGAGCACCTGACAGGCAGCCTGGCCGGAGCCATCTCCGTGTCCACCCACCTGGACATCGCCCCCCAGCACCACCTCTTCATGATGGGCCGCAACGGCAGCAACATCAAACACATCACCCAGCGCACCGGCGCCCAGGTCCACTTCCCCGACCCCAACAGCCCCCAGAAGAAGTCCACCGTCTACATCCAGGGCACCATCGAGTCAGTCTGCTCCGCACGACAGCACCTCATG GGTTGCCTGCCCCTGGTGCTGATGTTTGACATCAAAGAGGACATCGAGGTGGAGGCTCAGTACACCACGGCTCTGATGGAGCAGCTGGATGTCTTCATCAGCATCAAGCCCAAACCCAAACAACCCAGCAAG TCTGTGATCGTTAAGAGCGTGGAGAGGAACGCGGTCAACATGTACGAGGCCAGAAGGTTCCTCCTGGGGCTGGAGAACCCCGCCGGTTCTTCCACCTCCTCGTTTTCGTCTGCGGCCGTGTCCCACACCAacgctccctccccctccctcatcggCCTGGACATCCTGGCCTCAGCTGGACTGGGGCTGAGCAGTCTGG gtctcctggggGCGTCCGTGCCCCACTCCCTCAGCAGTTCCCCGCTGCCCAACTCTGTCCTCAATAGCCTGAACTCCTCCAGGAGTGCCTTGCAGAGCCCCAgcgccccctctccctcgccctccctctGGGCCAGCTCACTGTCCGCCTCCCAAG ctttctcctcttctctgctgaTGCACCCTGTCGCCCAGGCCACCCTCAACAGCATCCTGATGTCTGGGGTACAGGGCTACAGCCACAACACCCCCTCGCCCCCGCCAGGCCTGGCCCCCATCGACAAGCAGACCAACGGGGCCCCTGACTGCACCAAGGGCCCCTGCACCCTCAATGGGCACGTGAAG cacCCCTGCTCAGTGTATGGGAGGATGTCCACTGCATCACGGACAGACTCAGGCCTGAACCCAAACCAGTGTGACTCAGTCCAGGAGGCCAGCGGCCACAACCCCTCAGAGCCCATGTCCAGCAAGTCCAACCAAGacgaag ACTCTGACACTTTTGTTGAAGTGGGCATGCCCAGGAGCCCGTCTCACTCAGCCAATGGGAACGAGCTGGAGAAGATGCTGGCTTCCTGTAAGACGTCGTCAGGGAAACGGCAGGCGGTGGAGCTTCTGCAGGGGACCAAGAACTCCCATCTCCA CTCAGACCGCCTGCTGTCGGAGGGGGAGTGCGGCTCGTCCGACGGGGGCGTGGCCGATAAGAGAGCTCCGGGCAGCGAGCGGGCGGCCGAGCGAGCGGCGctgcagagcgagagagagaggaaccgcCTGACGCCTCAGGCTGCCTTCGCCAGCATGCAG GCGTTTGACTATGAACAGAAAAAACTGTTAGCAACCAAAG ccATGTTGAAGAAGCCGGTGGTGACGGAGGTGCGGACCCCCACCAACACGTGGAGCGGTCTGGGGTTCTCCAAGTCCATGCCTGCAGAGACCATCAAGGAGCTCCGTAGGGCCAACCACGTTCCTTACAAACCCTCCATGAGCACCACCTTCGAG ggctgTCCCCTGTCCCTGTCTCGCTCCAACAGTCGCGAGTGCATCGGCAACGGCAGCGACTCCGACAATTGGCGGGAACGGAACGGAGGGGGCGTGGGCGGGCTGCCCGGACACCCAGAATTCCCCGCTCCCGTCGGCAGCCCCAAGAGGAAGCAGAACAAGTCTG CTGCAGAGCTCTACCTCAGCAGCAGTAACTACATGGACTGCGTGTCTTCGCTCAGTGGCAGCAACGGCTGCAGTCTCAACTCGTCGTTCAAAGGCTCTGAGCTGCCGGAGCTGTTCAGCAAGCTGGGCCTGGGGAAGTACACGGACGTGTTCCAGCAACAGGAG ATCGACCTGCAGACGTTCCTCAGCCTGACCGACCAGGACCTGAAGGAGCTGGGCATCACCACGTTCGGAGCCCGCCGGAAAATGCTGCTCGCCATCTCAG AACTGAATAAGAACAGGCGGAAGCTGTTTGAACCCCCCATCAGGTCCTCCTTCCTGGAAGGGGGCGCTAGCGGCCGTCTGGCTCGGCAGTTTCACGCTGACATGGCCAGCGTTAGCGGCCGGTGGTAG